In Ornithodoros turicata isolate Travis chromosome 1, ASM3712646v1, whole genome shotgun sequence, the DNA window tgtccccggacaaaatgtcctcAGCTGCCGTCACTCAGCCGTTTTCCAGTCCTCAACTGCGTTCTTGTTCGGCGGCATAATGCCCCGTGGAGACACtgtgtcctgggccaacttctcgGATCACTGCAACTACGCCTAATTAAGAGCTACGCCTAATTAACCGACGGGCGGCGCGCCGCAGAGTGGGACAATTATGGAAGTAGGAGCAATTGCTTAAATCAATTGCAATTATAAATGTATAAACAGTATAAATAAGTGTATTTAAAGGGCGTATCTAGTAAGCGCAAAAATATGTGTTTTGGTGTATAAGTATATAGAGGTGTGCGTGGGTACCGAAATCCTGACCCGCACCCACCCGCGACCCGCGCATGTCCCACCCGCGTCCGCAACACGCATTTACCCGCAAGTATTTTAGAAAGTAACGTGAGCACCATATTCGACATATTTCATGCAATGCAACGTCGGGGACCGGCCGATCATAGCTTGCATCGCAAAAGTTCTGAAAAATAGCTACCAACTATTTACTTTTCGAAATTTTTCACTTTACTGAGTGCGAAAAATTACTGGCATTAATGGCgtgcgggtaatgcgggtatacccgcaagACCCTCGGACGTTTGCGGGtgcacccgcattttacccgcgACCCGCAGCAAAGTTAAAATTCTACCCGCAAATCGGAAAACCGTGCGGGTATGTGCGGGTACCCGCGAATATGCCCGCACTCGCGCACACCTCTAAGTATAGGTTCGCGTGTCATCGATGTTATAGTCATCGATGAAGAGTGGAAGATGACTGCAGGTCCTCAGCCTGAATTATTTCTCTTCTACGATAATGGTCCTACAGCCGACAGCAGAATTCTTGTGTTCGGAACTGAACAGTGTCTGCGTGCCCTTGCGGAAAGTGAGCTGTGGTTCATGGACGGAAACTTTGACGTCACTCCAAAGCTCTTTCTGCAACTATATGTAATTCTAATCCCACTTGGAGATGCCGCAGTTTCTATTGTCTACGCTCTGATGGAAAGGAAGACTCAGGAGAGTTACGAGGAACTGTTTCGTGCCATCACATCACGATGCGAATCTCTTGGCTGCTCGCCCTACCCAGAGGTTATATTAACCGACTTTGAGAAGGCTGCGATGAACGCCGCGAAAGAAGTATTTGGAAGCGACGTGAAGACGCAGGGATGCTTCTTCCACATGACGCAGTCCACATGGAGGAAGCTGCAAGATCTCGGTTTGGTGCCGAGGTACAGAGAGGACGAAGGACTTCGACTCCTCGTCAGTATGCTGGATGCCCTTGCCTTCCTCCCCGTTCCAGaagtggaagatggctttcgTCTCCTGAGATCTGTTGAGCCAGCAGACGTCGGTGAGCTGGTTATGTACTTTGAGACAAATTATGTGCTGGGGTCGTACAGAAACGTGCCCCGAAGGAATGGGAACGTTACACTGAGGCGAGTGCCGCCGAGATTTCCACCGGAGGTGTGGAACGTACACGACGCTACGATGGCAGACGGCCACCGTACAAACAACCAGGAGGCGTGGAACCGTCGTTTTGGATCCCTTCTTCGGCACAGCCACCCTTCTGTGCACAGGCTCATCGACGCTCTGCGACTCGAGGAAGGCGCCGTCTCAACTGTGTTCCAGCAAGAAGCGATCGGAGTCCGACCCCAGAAACGAGTGAAACCAGCAACCGTGGAGCTGCAAGCACGGCTGCGGAACCTTTGCAGCCAGTACGTCAACAATGAAAAAACAATTGAAGAATTTCTACGAGGTGTTGCCCGGACGATCCGCTTCTAGATCGCAAGCTGAAGTAATCCGAGACGTTCGGTATTGTAAATAATGTAAATAATTGCTAAGGTCCTGCTTTTGAGAGATGCGCCATTGTATGGGTGCCTAGACCAGCATCCCCACTTTGGAGAGATTCGTTTAGCGATGTAAATAATTGTAAATTGTAAATGCGTTGGTTAGTTCAGTTCCATGCTCATTGTCGCAATAACTGGTAAGCTCCTACTTTTGACATATGCTTCATTGCTTGAGTCCCAAGACTGGCTTTAGAGGGAGCTTTAACTACATGGGTCCAACCGCACGTAGAGCAGTACGTCGTAAATAAGAAGTCAATTTGCCCTGACGGCCTATAGGATGCGCAACCTCCACATGATCAGGGTTGTAAAAAATCGTGATTAAAAAAtcaaattattcagatttttttcatttaaatatgatgaatattgattaaatcactgagttgatttttgtcttctaagacagaccttcacctcatggcttccgtgtgccacctcgtagtagcaaaatcactttttgagcacatacaaagaaggccgtctagacttctaacagtgcggctaacagttgctagctaatgcaaatggagatctatttgaaaactatatattatgaattacaccgaatagtaataggaaaaagaaataactggaaaagttctacgctcgtagaatgaccacccgccatgtgtaaccaaattgtttgccagtgtgccggagagccactgaaggggtcacgtgacgctgtttgcgctaaaagtcactgaagtataatatatttcaggctgtggtTCATTTCCAGGCTCATCATTTCTCATCTTCCCCAGCGTCTCCAGTTTTATGTTACTATTCGAATTCAAACATAACATAAGGGAGGTGATTTAAATCTTGATTAATATTCATGACTTAAATCGCGATTAAAATCGGGGATTTAAATCTGGctgatttaaatcaatcaaccctGCACATGATAGCCATCACTTCAAATGAACGGCAGTGATCTTGTTGTAGGGACAGAATGTAAATTTCTAGGTCTAGTCTTTGACAAAAAGCTTACTTTCCATCTCCACATAAAAATATTGAAGGCTAAATGCGTAAAATCTTTGAACCTTTTAAAAGTCCTgtctcacagatcttggggggGCAAACAGAGAAACATTGTACAAGATCTACATGTCTATAGTTCGGTCCAGGCTGGACTATGGATGTGCAGTTTATGGATCGGCACGCCAATCTGTCCTAAAGTGCTTAGATCCTATACATCATCAGGGCTTGCGACTGGTCCTCGGAGCATTCCGAACGTCACCCGTTCAAAGCTTATACGTCGAatgcaatgagtggtctctagGAAGGCGACGAGCTTATCTTAGTGTCATGTACGCACTGAAGATTCTACTTATCCACAACATGCGGCGCTCTCATGCATTACAAGGACGTCTTTTGAACAACTGTTCTTAAACAAGTCTTCAGTCGTTCCTCCTTTTAGCATGCGAGTTTTACGAGAAGTTGAATTTTATGATTTTACCCACTACAACACCCCGCTTTTGCAATCTGGTGGGAGCCTgcctccatggcaaccaccaccaCGTTCCAACTCTTCACTGACCAAGTACAGAAAACGCGACACTTCCACGGCTGTGCTGCAGCAGGAGTTCGAGGGTTTAAGAGAAAGCTTTGGAAAGCATGTGGCGTTTTACACGGACGGATCGAAGACAAATGCTGGTGTATCTTGCGCCATGGTAACTGGGACAGTCACAATAACTCACCGTTTACACAAAGTCATGTCGATATTCAGTGCAGAGGTTTATGCGATCATCATAACACTCAACTACATTTTACAATATTGCATTGTGTCATCAGTCATCTATACAGATTCCCTCAGCTCTTTGCAGGCAATATGTTCAGtccaaaacacaaaaaaattttcttgtgcagcgagcacgaCGTCTAGCTAATACAATAACTAACAGGGGCTATCGTTTAACTTTttgctgggtgccaagccacgtGGGCATACAGGGTAACGAAAATTCGGatcgtgcagctgcagctgcactttCAGCTGACATAACAGTCTTTGATGTCCCGGTTCAAGACCTCAGGTTATTTTTGATGAATGCTATCAACATAAAATGGCAGCAATTTTGGAGCACACAAGAGCAGAATAAGCTACACCTGGTGAAGCCTCAAACAGGAAATCGCTCACAAAGTCTTGAAAACAGGTTACACGATGTCTTAAGGTGCAGGTTAAG includes these proteins:
- the LOC135380414 gene encoding uncharacterized protein LOC135380414, with the protein product MTAGPQPELFLFYDNGPTADSRILVFGTEQCLRALAESELWFMDGNFDVTPKLFLQLYVILIPLGDAAVSIVYALMERKTQESYEELFRAITSRCESLGCSPYPEVILTDFEKAAMNAAKEVFGSDVKTQGCFFHMTQSTWRKLQDLGLVPRYREDEGLRLLVSMLDALAFLPVPEVEDGFRLLRSVEPADVGELVMYFETNYVLGSYRNVPRRNGNVTLRRVPPRFPPEVWNVHDATMADGHRTNNQEAWNRRFGSLLRHSHPSVHRLIDALRLEEGAVSTVFQQEAIGVRPQKRVKPATVELQARLRNLCSQYVNNEKTIEEFLRGVARTIRF